A genomic window from Sorex araneus isolate mSorAra2 chromosome 2, mSorAra2.pri, whole genome shotgun sequence includes:
- the LOC101541285 gene encoding butyrophilin-like protein 2 translates to MADTPGYSLFGAVASFLFVLLSMKPSADFRVIGPSHPILARVGEDALLTCQLLPKKTAMPTKVTWYRLDSSTPVFTLLDGSEVTEKQLEEYRGRVEWIEDNIAEGRVSLKIYNTQPSDDGQYWCRFQEGDYYVETSLQLKVANLGSAPRIHMAGSMESEVQLLCAAKGWFPEPRIQWEAITGEKLLNSSEWSIQEKDGLFYVEATQVVRNATAETVSCFIYNPVLHEQKDATISIPEKLQTELASLKVIGPSQPILVRFGEDVNLTCSLSPKANAQDMEVRWVKGHYYPAVYVYMNGDHMAGEQMEEYRGRTTLVSDSINEGTVTLQIHNARTSDDGQYRCLFEKDGVYQEASLDLKIVGMGSSPVITMKEAKDGEVQLKCTSDGWFPRPLVQWKDVEGKTIQSLSEVLTEGSHGLFQVETHLLVTNSSVVNVTCSINNPLLSEEKATNFSFSVNMKQDLHTDHYEKNNPVYSFKETSYRNLTAGSNPGARNRFGK, encoded by the exons ATGGCGGACACTCCAGGATACAGTCTGTTTGGTGCAGTTGCCTCCTTCTTATTTGTCCTGCTCAGCATGAAGCCTTCGG CTGACTTTAGAGTGATTGGACCTTCCCATCCTATCCTGGCCAGGGTTGGGGAAGATGCTTTACTAACCTGCCAGCTTCTCCCCAAGAAGACTGCAATGCCCACAAAGGTGACATGGTACCGCTTGGATTCCAGCACACCTGTGTTTACACTTCTGGATGGATCTGAGGTGACAGAGAAGCAGCTGGAGGAGTACAGAGGCCGGGTAGAGTGGATAGAGGATAACATTGCTGAGGGACGTGTGTCGCTGAAGATATACAATACCCAGCCATCTGATGATGGACAATATTGGTGTCGTTTCCAAGAGGGGGACTACTATGTAGAAACAAGCTTGCAACTCAAAGTAGCAA ATCTGGGCTCTGCCCCTCGAATTCACATGGCGGGATCTATGGAAAGTGAAGTCCAGCTTCTGTGCGCTGCAAAAGGCTGGTTCCCAGAACCCAGGATTCAATGGGAAGCTATCACTGGAGAGAAGTTGCTGAATTCCTCTGAGTGGAGCATCCAGGAGAAAGATGGCCTGTTTTATGTGGAAGCCACTCAGGTGGTCAGGAATGCCACTGCAGAGACCGTGTCCTGCTTCATCTACAACCCTGTCCTCCATGAGCAGAAGGATGCGACCATCTCCATTCCAG aaaaACTCCAGACAGAGCTCG CTTCCTTGAAAGTGATTGGACCTTCTCAGCCCATCCTTGTCAGATTTGGGGAAGATGTAAACTTGACCTGCTCCTTGTCCCCTAAGGCTAATGCACAGGACATGGAGGTGAGGTGGGTCAAAGGCCATTACTATCCTGCTGTTTACGTGTATATGAATGGGGATCATATGGCCGGAGAGCAGATGGAAGAATACAGAGGGAGAACTACACTGGTGAGTGATTCCATCAACGAGGGAACAGTAACTCTGCAGATACACAATGCCAGAACTTCAGATGATGGACAGTACCGGTGTCTTTTTGAAAAAGATGGCGTCTACCAGGAGGCCAGTTTGGACTTGAAAATAGTAG GCATGGGTTCGTCTCCAGTGATCACCATGAAGGAAGCAAAGGATGGAGAAGTCCAGCTGAAGTGTACTTCAGACGGGTGGTTCCCACGGCCCCTTGTGCAGTGGAAGGATGTGGAAGGGAAGACAATCCAGTCATTGTCAGAGGTCCTGACTGAAGGAAGCCATGGGCTATTCCAAGTGGAGACACACCTGTTGGTCACAAACAGCTCTGTCGTGAATGTCACCTGCTCCATCAACAACCCACTTCTCAGCGAGGAGAAAGCGAcaaacttttctttctctg TGAATATGAAACAGGATCTACACACAGATCACTATGAGAAAAACAATCCTGTGTATTCTTTTAAGGAAACATCCTACAGAAATTTGACAGCTGGTTCAAACCCTGGGGCCAGAAATCGTTTTGGAAAGTGA